The following proteins are co-located in the Anser cygnoides isolate HZ-2024a breed goose chromosome 32, Taihu_goose_T2T_genome, whole genome shotgun sequence genome:
- the CD63 gene encoding CD63 antigen yields MALEGGMKCVKFLVFIFNFIFWVCGVALVAIGIYAQVALNKALVMGSAPAASSPVAILVVGVVIFFVSFFGCCGAWKESYCMVTTFAVLLSIIFLVEIAAAIAGYVFKDKVRSKLEEGLWDTMRKYGQDQPLTEAVDKLQEDFHCCGASNYTDWASLEQFRANDTVPRSCCRINTTTCNIHPSPATIYEKGCLQAVEAWMKKNILIVAAVALGIAFFEILGIIFTCCLMKGIRSGYEVM; encoded by the exons ATGGCGCTGGAGGGCGGGATGAAGTGCGTGAAGTTCCTGGTGTTCATCTTCAACTTCATCTTCTGG gtgtgcGGCGTGGCCCTGGTGGCCATCGGCATCTACGCGCAGGTGGCCCTCAATAAGGCGCTGGTGATGGGCAgcgcccccgctgccagcagccccgtgGCCATCCTGGTGGTCGGCGTCGTCATCTTCTTCGTCTCCTTCTTCGGCTGCTGCGGCGCCTGGAAGGAGAGCTACTGCATGGTCACCACg TTTGCCGTCCTGCTCAGCATCATCTTCCTGGTGGAGATCGCTGCCGCCATTGCCGGCTACGTCTTCAAGGATAAG gtccgCTCGAAGCTGGAGGAGGGGCTGTGGGACACCATGCGCAAGTACGGCCAGGACCAGCCGCTGACGGAGGCGGTGGACAAGCTCCAGGAGGAC TTCCACTGCTGCGGAGCCAGCAACTACACGGACTGGGCCAGCCTCGAGCAGTTCAGGGCCAACGACACCGTGCCGCGCTCCTGCTGCCGCATCAACACCACCACCTGCAACATCCACCCCAGCCCCGCCACCATCTACGAGAAG ggctgcctgcaggctgtGGAAGCCTGGATGAAGAAGAACATCCTCATCGTGGCCGCCGTTGCGCTGGGCATTGCCTTCTTCgag ATCCTGGGCATCATCTTCACCTGCTGCCTGATGAAGGGCATCCGCAGTGGCTACGAGGTCATGTAG
- the INPP1 gene encoding LOW QUALITY PROTEIN: inositol polyphosphate 1-phosphatase (The sequence of the model RefSeq protein was modified relative to this genomic sequence to represent the inferred CDS: deleted 2 bases in 2 codons) translates to MTSPPVVTSSSGMAGLLKALVSASEKAADIARLCRHEEPLFQLLVAEKTGADKNRRFLQDFKTLADVLIQEVIKHDLGTEFPELQGHIGGEESNEFTNAQGETVAVRVCGTVGETAALLGSVLAPEQAAAELLAAAAHRDAALGDAALDGLALSIHPGDLAIWIDPIDSTNEYIGGREDVAPVDGISPAGLCSALVLIGVYDRCSGCPVLGVINEPFFRRDPLTHRWQGRYHWGVAYQDTRLCSLSPPPPPRPPPRVVLSRAEGPGVRAALHPLCGGRLHFAAGAGYKMLCVILGLADAYVLSEGSTFAWDACAPHAILRALGGGTVALAGALRARRVGENGPPPELLYNRPAEGAVGAERWANRGGLVAYVHPQHLEAVLDALAAVPGL, encoded by the exons ATGACATCACCGCCCGTCGTGACGTCATCATCCG GCATGGCGGGGCTGCTGAAGGCCCTGGTGAGCGCCTCGGAGAAGGCGGCCGACATCGCCCGTCTGTGCCGGCACGAGGAGCCCCTCTTCCAGCTCCTGGTGGCCGAGAAGACGGGCGCCGACAAGAACCGGCGGTTCCTGCAGGACTTCAAGACGTTGGCGGACGTGCTCATCCAGGAGGTCATCAAGCACGACCTGGGCACGGAG TTCCCCGAGCTGCAGGGCCACATTGGCGGCGAGGAGTCCAACGAGTTCACCAATGCCCAGG GGGAGACGGTGGCGGTGCGGGTGTGCGGCACGGTCGGCGAGACCGCGGCGCTGCTGGGCTCCGTGCTGGCCCCTGAGCAGGCGGCggctgagctgctggcagctgccgCGCACCGGGATGCGGCGCTGGGGGACGCGGCGCTGGATGGGCTGGCCCTGAGCATCCACCCCGGGGACCTGGCCATCTGGATAGACCCCATCG ACTCCACCAACGAGTACATCGGTGGGCGCGAGGACGTGGCCCCCGTCGACGGCATCTCCCCCGCGGGGCTGTGCTCGGCGCTGGTGCTCATTGGGGTCTACGACCGCTGCTCTGGCTGCCCCGTGCTGGGCGTCATCAACGAGCCCTTCTTCCGCCGAGACCCCCTCACCCACAG gtGGCAGGGCCGGTACCACTGGGGCGTTGCATACCAGGACACCCGGCTGTGCTCGCtcagccccccgccgcctccgcgc cccccgccccgcgtggtgctgagccgggctgaggggccgggggtgcGGGCAGCCCTGCACCCCCTCTGTGGCGGCCGCCTCCACTTCGCTGCCGGCGCTGGCTACAAGATGCTCTGCGTCATCCTGGGGCTGGCAGACGCCTACGTCCTCTCCGAGGGCAGCACCTTCGCCTGGGACGCCTGTGCCCCCCACGCCATCCTGCGAGCCCTGGGTGGGGGCACGGTGGCCCTGGCGGGGGCCCTGCGGGCACGGCGGGTGGGTGAAAAtggt cccccccccgagctgctCTACAACCGCCCTGCGGAGGGGGCAGTGGGGGCCGAGCGCTGGGCGAACCGGGGGGGGCTGGTGGCCTACGTGCACCCCCAGCACCTGGAGGCCGTGCTGGACGCGCTGGCGGCCGTGCCCGGGCTGTGa
- the RDH5 gene encoding LOW QUALITY PROTEIN: retinol dehydrogenase 5 (The sequence of the model RefSeq protein was modified relative to this genomic sequence to represent the inferred CDS: deleted 4 bases in 3 codons), producing the protein MWPYLLLAVLAWALGWLVRDRRRLPCVQDKHVFITGCDSGFGNLLARRLARRGYRVLAACLTPGGAEGLQRGCAGHLRTTLLDVTRSDSVRRAAEWVREEVGEKGLFGLVNNAGVANPIGPTEWMRIEDYRQVMAVNAFGAIEVTLALLPLLKRARGRVVNTSSVLGRLSANGGGYCLSKYCIEAFSDSLRRDMRHFGVKVSIVEPGFFRTAVTDLGGIEAALRRLWERLAPETRLSYGEDFFHKYLKVQRLIMNVICDADLGKVTACMEHALGARHPRTRYSAGWDAKLLWLPAPTCPPCLVDLALALILPKPAHCQR; encoded by the exons atgtGGCCGTACCTCTTGCTGGCG GTGCTGGCCTGGGCGCTGGGCTGGCTGGTGCGGGACCGGCGGCGGCTGCCGTGCGTGCAGGACAAGCACGTCTTCATCACCGGCTGCGACAGCGGCTTCGGCAACCTGCTGGCGCGGCGGCTGGCCCGGCGCGGCTACCGCGTGCTGGCCGCTTGCCtgacccccgggggggccgaggggctgcagcggggctgcgccgggcACCTCCGCACCACCCTGCTGGACGTCACCCGCTCCGACAGCGTCCGCCGCGCTGCCGAGTGGGTGCGGGAGGAGGTGGGCGAGAAag ggctcttCGGGCTGGTGAACAACGCG GGGGTGGCCAACCCCATCGGCCCCACGGAGTGGATGCGGATCGAGGACTACCGGCAGGTGATGGCCGTCAACGCCTTCGGGGCCATCGAGGTGACGCTggcgctgctgccgctgctgaagcgggcgcggggccgcgtGGTGAACACCTCCAGCGTGCTCGGCCGCCTCTCCGCCAACGGCGGCGGCTACTGCCTCTCCAAGTACTGCATCGAGGCCTTCTCCGACAGCCTGCG GCGCGACATGCGGCACTTCGGGGTGAAGGTGAGCATCGTGGAGCCCGGCTTCTTCAGGACGGCCGTCACCGACCTGGGGGGCATCGAGGCGGCCCTGCGGCGGCTCTGGGAGCGCCTGGCCCCCGAGACGCGGCTCAGCTACGGCGAGGATTTCTTCCACAAGT acctgaaGGTGCAGCGGCTCATCATGAACGTCATCTGCGACGCGGACCTGGGCAAGGTGACCGCCTGCATGGAGCACGCCCTGGGCGCCCGGCACCCGCGCACCCGCTACAGCGCGGGCTGGGACGCCAAGCTGCTCTGGCTGCCCGCC CCTACCTGCCCGCCCTGCCTCGTCGACTTGGCCCTGGCCCTCATCCTGCCCAAGCCGGCGCACTGCCAGCGctag
- the BLOC1S1 gene encoding biogenesis of lysosome-related organelles complex 1 subunit 1: protein MLSRLLREHQARQGERRELQERRRREAIAAATRLTEALVDHLNVGVAQAYVNQRKLDQEVKTLQAQAAQFAKQTGQWIAMVENFNQALKEIGDVENWARSIELDMRTIATALEYVYKGQLQPACS from the exons ATGCTGTCCCGGCTGCTGCGGGAGCACCAGGCGCGGCAGGGCGAGCGGCGCGAGCTGCAGG AGCGGCGCCGCAGGGAGGCGATCGCCGCCGCCACGCGCCTGACCGAGGCCCTGGTGGATCACCTGAACGTGGG ggtggCCCAGGCCTACGTCAACCAGCGCAAGCTGGACCAGGAGGTGAAGACGCTGCAGGCGCAGGCGGCGCAGTTCGCCAAGCAGACGGGGCAGTGGATCGCCATGGTGGAGAACTTCAACCAGGCCCTCAAG gaGATCGGCGACGTGGAGAACTGGGCGCGCAGCATCGAGCTGGACATGCGCACCATCGCCACGGCGCTGGAGTACGTCTACaaggggcagctgcagcccgcctgctcctga